In Acaryochloris marina S15, a single genomic region encodes these proteins:
- a CDS encoding cysteine desulfurase family protein, whose protein sequence is MMPSLPERPIYLDCQATTPVDPRVVEAMLPYFTDCPGNPSSNNHLYGWEAKAAVDLARETIAQAIGAEPKEIVFTSGATEANNLAIKGIAEVYLSKGRHLITMQTEHNAVLEPCKYLEKLGFEVTYLLPQPDGLLDMECLEQAIRADTILVSVMAANNEIGVLQPIAEIGHMCRHHDVLFHTDAAQAIGKIPLDVEAMQIDLLSITGHKLYGPKGVGALYVRSRHPHVQVAAQLQGGGQERNVRSGTLPTPQIIGLGKAIELGLAEQATEAERLTELRTHLWKMLQVLDGIHLNGHPQQRLPGCLSVSFADVDGATLLLGVQPYVALSSGSACASSKPSPSHVLTALGMSSQLSKATLRFGLGRFTTLEDVEQAAHHVIEAIQQCKHQ, encoded by the coding sequence ATGATGCCCTCTTTGCCTGAGCGCCCAATTTATCTAGACTGCCAAGCGACAACCCCAGTAGACCCGAGGGTAGTGGAGGCAATGCTGCCCTACTTTACGGACTGTCCTGGCAATCCTTCTAGCAATAATCATCTCTATGGTTGGGAAGCGAAAGCAGCGGTTGACCTAGCCCGTGAAACGATTGCTCAGGCTATTGGTGCGGAACCTAAAGAGATTGTGTTTACCAGTGGTGCGACGGAGGCCAATAATCTCGCAATTAAGGGGATAGCAGAAGTCTATCTCAGTAAGGGACGGCATCTAATTACGATGCAGACGGAGCATAATGCTGTTTTAGAGCCCTGTAAATATCTAGAAAAGCTAGGGTTTGAGGTGACGTATTTGCTTCCTCAACCGGATGGGCTGCTAGATATGGAGTGTTTGGAACAGGCGATACGGGCCGATACGATTTTGGTGTCGGTGATGGCGGCAAATAATGAAATCGGAGTATTACAGCCCATCGCTGAAATAGGTCATATGTGTCGTCACCATGATGTTCTGTTTCATACGGATGCGGCTCAGGCGATTGGCAAAATCCCGTTGGATGTGGAGGCGATGCAAATTGATTTGCTGTCAATCACGGGGCATAAGCTCTATGGCCCTAAAGGGGTTGGGGCGCTATATGTTCGTAGCCGTCATCCCCATGTGCAGGTTGCCGCTCAATTGCAGGGAGGTGGGCAAGAACGGAATGTGAGATCGGGTACGTTGCCGACGCCTCAAATTATCGGTTTAGGGAAAGCGATTGAGCTGGGATTAGCGGAGCAAGCAACAGAGGCAGAGCGTTTGACAGAGCTTAGAACTCATCTTTGGAAGATGTTACAGGTGTTAGATGGGATTCACTTGAATGGCCATCCTCAACAGCGATTGCCGGGGTGTTTATCTGTGAGTTTTGCTGATGTGGATGGTGCAACGTTGTTGTTGGGAGTGCAGCCCTATGTAGCACTATCTTCAGGATCTGCGTGTGCGTCTAGTAAACCCTCTCCTTCCCATGTGTTGACGGCTTTAGGGATGTCTTCTCAACTGTCTAAAGCAACACTGAGATTTGGATTAGGTCGATTCACAACTCTAGAAGATGTTGAGCAGGCAGCTCACCATGTGATAGAAGCTATCCAACAATGTAAGCATCAATAA
- a CDS encoding sulfurtransferase, whose translation MMRSPVPAKVIRAAVLGIVLFLGAIAFTHTTNTTSRTNSPQISYTLRSQLPQLEQTWVVSALEAKALVDQGATLLDARGNQWLGFNQLPGSIPVRWQDFSPSNKVRKGTLLESDAVLNQKLRRLGISKERPVVVFANPPQGWGEEGRIVWMLRTLGHPQAVMVDGGYSALVSLNLTAPDMPKQGDFEVQRNPTWQIQKAELKAALDRPNLVLIDTRTPKEYAGATPYGEQRRGHVPGAISLHFQDLLTPQGRLLPRDQIVAKLANLGITQETVVVAYCTGGIRSGWLTVVLADLGFQVQNYAGSMWEWSAGSPAGYPLTVQAQTSQAVGDVPE comes from the coding sequence ATGATGCGTAGTCCTGTTCCTGCAAAGGTGATACGAGCTGCAGTTCTGGGAATTGTGCTGTTTTTGGGTGCGATCGCATTCACTCACACTACAAACACTACTTCTCGCACAAATTCGCCGCAAATTTCTTACACGCTGCGTTCCCAGCTACCTCAGCTTGAACAAACTTGGGTGGTCAGTGCATTAGAAGCTAAGGCTTTAGTCGATCAAGGCGCTACCCTGCTGGATGCCCGAGGGAATCAGTGGTTGGGTTTCAATCAGCTACCGGGGAGTATTCCGGTGCGATGGCAAGATTTTTCTCCCTCTAATAAAGTCCGCAAAGGAACGCTGCTAGAGAGCGATGCAGTTTTAAACCAGAAACTCAGGAGATTAGGAATCTCCAAAGAGCGGCCTGTGGTTGTTTTTGCCAATCCACCGCAGGGTTGGGGAGAGGAGGGACGGATTGTTTGGATGTTGAGAACTCTAGGGCATCCACAGGCGGTGATGGTGGACGGTGGGTATTCAGCCTTAGTGTCATTGAACCTGACTGCTCCCGACATGCCGAAACAGGGAGATTTTGAGGTTCAAAGAAATCCCACCTGGCAGATTCAGAAAGCGGAATTAAAAGCGGCTCTTGATCGACCCAATCTAGTGTTAATCGATACGCGTACTCCCAAAGAGTATGCAGGAGCGACTCCTTATGGAGAGCAGCGGCGAGGGCATGTGCCGGGGGCTATTTCCCTACATTTTCAGGATCTGTTAACGCCTCAAGGCAGGCTTTTACCCCGAGATCAGATTGTGGCAAAACTCGCTAATTTAGGGATTACCCAAGAAACTGTGGTGGTGGCTTACTGTACTGGGGGGATTCGCTCGGGATGGCTAACGGTTGTTCTGGCTGACTTGGGGTTTCAGGTGCAAAACTATGCTGGTTCCATGTGGGAATGGTCAGCGGGGTCACCTGCAGGGTATCCGCTGACTGTCCAGGCTCAAACGTCTCAGGCTGTTGGTGATGTGCCAGAGTAA